GATAAGACAGTCTTTTCATATGATGATGTGGCACGTTTGTATGAAGAAACAGAGAAATTGTCACTTCCTCTTGACGCCATCTCAGAAGGAACTGTTTATCAAATCCAATCGGACCAAGAAAGTCTTTATGCCAAATTCAATCCAGCTTTGACTTTTGTACCAGTTGACTTTGAAGACCTGTCTAGTCAAATGACCTACAACAAATGCGTGACTGCCTTTGCTCAAGAACCCTTGGATGCAGCCATTCAGAAGATTTCTCCAGAATTGTTTGACCAATATGAAATCTTTAAATCACGAGAAATGTTGCTAGAGTGGTCACCAAAGAATGTTCATAAAGCAACAGGTTTGGCAAAACTAATCAGCCATCTTGGAATCGACCAAAGCCAAGTCATGGCCTGTGGTGACGAGGCCAATGACCTCTCTATGATTGAATGGGCAGGGCTCGGTGTTGCCATGCAAAACGCTGTTCCTGAAGTCAAGGCAGTCGCAAATGTAGTGACTCCAATGACCAATGATGAGGAAGCTGTCGCCTGGGCTATCGAAGAATATGTGCTAAAGGAGAACTAAGATATGGGATTATTTGACCGTCTATTCGGAAAAAAAGAAGAACCTAAAATCGAAGAAGTTGTAAAAGAAGCTCTGGAAAATCTTGATTTGTCTGAAACTACTGAGCCTGCCCTTACAGAAGCTGAGGAAGTTTCTCAGGAAGAAGCAGAGGTTGAAATTGTTGAACAAGCTCTGCTCCAAGAAGAGGAAAATCAAGACAAAGTTGAAGAAAGTCTGGATTCAGAGCCAGCTGTAGAGGTTCATCAAGAAGAAATAGAAGAATTTCCACACTCAGAAGAAGTCACAGAAGAAGAGAATGCTGAGCTCATAGAAACTGTAGAAGAAAATAGTTCTGAAGTGCTTGAAGCACAAACGCCTCAGGTAGAAGAAACTGTTCAGGAAAAATATGACCGCAGTCTTAAGAAAACTCGTACAGGATTTGGTGCTCGTTTGAATGCCTTCTTTGCTAACTTCCGCTCTGTTGATGAAGAATTTTTCGAGGAACTGGAAGAACTGCTGATTATGAGTGACGTTGGTGTCCAGGTCGCTTCTAACTTAACAGAGGAGTTACGCTACGAAGCCAAGCTTGAAAACGCCAAGAAACCTGATGCACTTCGTCGTGTCATCATTGAGAAATTGGTTGAGCTTTATGAAAAGGATGGTAACTACGATGAAAGCATCCACTTCCAAGATGGCTTGACAGTCATGCTCTTTGTTGGTGTTAATGGTGTTGGGAAAACAACTTCTATTGGGAAACTAGCCCACCGCTACAAACAAGCTGGCAAGAAGGTCATGTTGGTTGCGGCAGATACCTTCCGTGCAGGAGCGGTAGCCCAGCTAGCTGAATGGGGTCGACGAGTAGATGTTCCAGTAGTGACTGGACCTGAAAAAGCTGACCCAGCCAGTGTAGTCTTTGATGGCATGGAACGTGCTGTGGCTGAAGGTATCGATATTCTTATGATTGATACTGCTGGTCGTCTACAAAATAAGGACAACCTTATGGCTGAGCTGGAAAAGATTGGTCGTATTATCAAACGTGTTGTACCAGAAGCACCCCATGAAACCTTCCTAGCATTAGATGCTTCAACAGGTCAAAATGCCCTGGTGCAGGCCAAAGAATTTTCAAAAATTACCCCTTTGACAGGAATTGTCTTGACTAAGATTGATGGAACTGCTCGAGGTGGTGTTGTTCTAGCTATTCGAGAAGAACTCAATATTCCTGTAAAATTGATTGGTTTTGGTGAAAAAATCGATGATATTGGAGAATTTAACTCAGAAAACTTTATGAAGGGTCTCTTGGAAGGCTTAATCTAATATTTTAATTTTTAAAAATGTGGAGATATATTTATGAAATATATTAGTTGGAATAAAATTACCAAAGTTAGCTTGACAGGTTTATTAATATGTGGGGCAACTTTATGTGAAAAAGCTCAAGCTGAAGAGAATTATAACTATTCAAGTGTAACGGAAAATTTGATTAATACTACTGTCGATGTTGACCCACCTGAATTTGTATCTCTAACTTCAGATAAGACAGAAGTGAGATCAGGTGAGCGTGTTAATTACACTCTAAAAGCACATGATAAGGGCAAATTAACTACCGCTACAATTGTTTTAAAAAATGATGAAAACGGGAAAATAAAAGCACTATATGCAGATTCTCCAACTTCAGATGGTACTTTCTCTTTTACCTTAGAAGTTGATGAAAAATTATCTAGTGGTATATGGAGGATAAATGGGATCACTTTACGAGATGATTCTGATAATTATGTAGATATAGATGGTGAAGATGCATTGGCACTATATAGTACACCTCTAAAAGTAGAAAATAATGTTACTGTCGATGTTACCCCGCCTGAATTTGTATCTCTAGCTTCAGATAAGACAGAAGTGAGGTCAGGTGAGCGTGTTAATTACACCCTAAAAGCAAAAGATAATGGCAAATTAACTACCGCTACAATTGTTTTAAAAAATGATAAAAACGGGAAAATAAAAGCACTATATGCAGATTCTCCAACTTCAGATGGTACTTTCTCTTTTACCTTAGAAGTTGATGAAAAATTATCTAGTGGTATATGGAGGATAAATGGGATCACTTTACGAGATGATTCTGATAATTATGTAGATATAGATGGTGAAGATGCATTGGCACTATATAGTACACCTCTAAAAGTAGAAAATAATGTTACTGTCGATGTTACCCCGCCTGAATTTGTATCTCTAGCTTCAGATAAGACAGAAGTGAGGTCAGGTGAGCGTGTTAATTACACCCTAAAAGCAAAAGATAACGGCAAATTAACTACCGCTACAATTGTTTTAAAAAATGATGAAAACGGGAAAATAAAAGCACTATATGCAGATTCTCCAACTTCAGATGGTACTTTCTCTTTTACCTTAGAAGTTGATGAAAAATTATCTAGTGGTATATGGAGGATAAATGGGATCACTTTACGAGATGATTCTGATAATTATGTAGATATAGATGGTGAAGACGCATTGGCACTATATAGTAAACCATTGAAAGTAGGTGAATCAAGTTTAAATAATGTTGCAAATAATCTTCAACCAGACACAGAAGCACCTAAATTAATTTCAATTAAGTTAAATCAGGCAAGCGCTACGGAACATGATGTTGTAACCTATACAGTAGATGCAAGCGATAATAGACAATTAGATTCAGCTTACTTGACAATTCGTTCAGTGTCTTCTCCTTCTAAGTATGAAATATTAACAGGCAAATTAAATAAAGAAGGTCAGTTTATTTTTAGGTATCAAGTAGATGAAAATAGTTTCCCAGGTGACTGGGAGATAAGTAGATTAGCTATTTATGACAAGGCAAAAAATATTTCAGAGTATGATTCTGAGAATATTCCTAAAGAATCTTCTCCGATTTTAACTATTTCAAGTAATCTTCAACCAGACACAGAAGCGCCTAAATTAATTTCAATTAAGTTAAATCAGGCAAGCGCTACGGAACATGATGTTGTAACCTATACAGTAGATGCAAGCGATAATAGACAATTAGATTCAGCTTACTTGACAATTCGTTCAGTGTCTTCTCCTTCTAAGTATGAAATATTAACAGGCAAATTAAATAAAGAAGGTCAGTTTATTTTTAGATATCAAGTAGATGAAAATAGTTTCCCAGGTGACTGGGAGATAAGTAGATTAGCTATTTATGACAAGGCAAAAAATATTTCAGAGTATAATTCTGAGAATTTACCTAAAGAATCTTCTCCGATTTTAACTATTTCAACTAATCTTCAACCAGACACAGAAGCACCTAAATTAATTTCAATTAAGTTAAATCAGACAAGCGCTACGGAACATGATGTTGTAACCTATACAGTAGATGCAAGCGATAATAGACAATTAGATTCAGCTTACTTGACAATTCGTTCAGTGTCTTCTCCTTCTAAGTATGAAATATTAACAGGCAAATTAAATAAAGAAGGTCAGTTTATTTTTAGATATCAAGTAGATGAAAATAGTTTCCCAGGTGACTGGGAGATAAGTAGATTAGCTATTTATGACAAGGCAAAAAATATTTCAGAGTATAATTCTGAGAATTTACCTAAAGAATCTTCTCCGATTCTAAGAGTAGCTAATAGAAGGGAAATTTCATCCCTAGATTCGATTAATAGTGAAAAAGAGTCAAAAAATGATGCTAATATATTACCAACAGACTCATTATCAAATAACCAGCCAATAGATGAAAGTGTAATTTCTGCTCAATCTACGGATAAGACTAGCAATGAAAATATAAATACTGCTCAATCTACGGATAAGACTGACAGTGAAAATTCAACTTCTGCTCAATCTACGGATAAGACTGACAATGAAAATATAAATACTGCTCAATCTACGGATAAGACTGACAGTGAAAATTCAACTTCTGCTCAATCTACGGATAAGACTGACAATGAAAATATAAATACTGCTCAATCTACGGATAAGACTGACAGTGAAAATTCAACTTCTGTTCAATCTACGGATAAGACTGACAGTGAAAATTCAACTTCTGTTCAATCTACGAATAAGACTAGCAATGAAAATTCAACTTCTGTTCAATCTACGGATAAGACTAGCAATGAAAATATAAATACTGTTCAATCTACGGACAAGACTGACAGTGAAAATTTAACTTCTGTTCAATCTACGGATAAGACTGACAGTGAAAATTCAACTTCTGTTCAATCTACGGATAAGACTAGCAATGAAAATATAAATACTGTTCAATCTACGGACAAGACTGACAGTGAAAATTTAACTTCTGTTCAATCTACGGATAAGACTGACAATGAAAATATAAATACTGCTCAATCTACGGATAAGACTGACAGTGAAAATTCAACTTCTGTTCAATCTACGGATAAGACTAGCAATGAAAATATAAATACTGTTCAATCTACGGACAAGACTGACAGTGAAAATTTAACTTCTGTTCAATCTACGGATAAGACTGACAGTGAAAATTCAACTTCTGTTCAATCTACGGATAAGACTAGCAATGAAAATATAAATACTGTTCAATCTACGGACAAGACTGACAGTGAAAATTTAACTTCTGTTCAATCTACGGATAAGACTGACAATGAAAATATAAATACTGCTCAATCTACGGATAAGACTGACAGTGAAAATTCAACTTCTATTCAATCTACGGATAAGACTGACAGTGAAAATTCAACTTCTGTTCAATCTACGGATAAGAATAATAGTGAAAGTATAAACATGGATTTATATGTTCAGGATGCATTACAAAATAATGGATTTAGTCCATATGGTGAAGGTAATTTGTTTGAAAATGCTAATTCTGATATGATTGAAAAAAATAATGAATTAAAGATTCATCAATATCCAAAAAGAATTGAAAGAAATTTGCCTAAAACAGGTAATAAATTATTTTCAGTTTTATCTATACTTGGTGCTATAAATTTGCTGTTAATTTTATTAAGAATATTAATGAAAACTTTATGAAAGGTCTCTTGGAAGGCTTAATCTAATCAGAAGCAAAAATCCTGCAAGGCATAAACTTGCAGGAAATTTTTTTATTCTAAACGACCATCTTGACGGTAGGCGATATCTGGTTGCCAAGTCCATTTGGCACCGAATTTTTCAAGTAAGTCAAAGCTAGCTTGAGGTCCCATGCTTCCAGCTTTATAGTCATGAAGTGGGGCACCATTTTCAGCCCAGAGCTCTTCGATACGGTCAATCAATTTCCATGAGGCACCAACTTCATCCCAGTGGCTAAAGTTAGTTGAGTTGTTATTTAAGACATCATAAATCAATTTCTCGTATGGTTCTGGAGAAGCACCAGTTGCGGTCGCATCTGTACGGTAATCAAGTGAGTTAGGAGCTAAGTTGAATTCTTCTCCTACCTGTTTCCCATTTAGGCTAAGAGAGAATCCTTCTGTTGGTTGGATATAGATGGTCAAAATGTTTGGAGCAAGTGGCTCACCAAAGATAGAATCCATTTGTTTAAAGACAATGTTGACATGAGTTCCTTTTTCAGTCAGACGTTTACCCGTACGGAAGAAGAAAGGAACACCACGGAATCGATCGCTGTCTACAAAGAAGGCACCAGACGCAAAGGTTTCAGTTGTTGATTCTGGATTAACATTTGGCTCGCTACGATAAGAGATGTATTTCATTCCATCAATCTTACCTGAACGGTATTGACCACGGATAAAGTGTTCTTTAAGCTCTTCATCTGTTGGATGATAGAGGTTTTTAAAGACCTTAATCTTCTCAGCGCGAATCTCGTCCTTTGTGAAGCTTGCTGGCTTGTCCATGGCAAGGAGAGAAAGGAGTTGTAGAGTGTGGTTTTGAACCATGTCACGGAGGGCACCAGATTCATCATAGTAGCCACCACGTTCTTCTACGCCTAAGCGCTCAGCAAAGGTAATTTGAACATTGTCGATAAAATCCTTGTTCCAAACGTTTTCAAAAATCAAGTTTGCAAAGCGAACTGCAAAGATACTTTGGATCATTTCCTTACCAAGATAATGGTCAATACGGAAAATTTGTTCTTCGTCAAATGTTGCTAGGAGCTCGTCATTCAACTTGCTTGCGCTTGCGTAATCTGTACCAAACGGTTTTTCAACGATTAAACGCTCAAAACCTTTACCGTCTACGATGTTTTCAGACTTGAGGTGTTTGGCAATAGTTCCAAAGAACTGAGGTGCCATAGACAAGAAGAAGAGCTTGTTGTCTTCAGCTTGGTACTTGTCATTTAGTTCAGCCTGCAATTGACGCAAAGAAATGTAGTGTTCTGTATCATTGACATCATGACTTTGATAGTAGAAGTGGCTAGCGAACTCTT
Above is a genomic segment from Streptococcus mitis containing:
- a CDS encoding glucose-6-phosphate dehydrogenase, with product MSSKVIVTIFGASGDLAKRKLYPSLFRLYKSGNLSKHFAVIGTARRPWSKEYFESVVVESILDLADSTEQAQEFASHFYYQSHDVNDTEHYISLRQLQAELNDKYQAEDNKLFFLSMAPQFFGTIAKHLKSENIVDGKGFERLIVEKPFGTDYASASKLNDELLATFDEEQIFRIDHYLGKEMIQSIFAVRFANLIFENVWNKDFIDNVQITFAERLGVEERGGYYDESGALRDMVQNHTLQLLSLLAMDKPASFTKDEIRAEKIKVFKNLYHPTDEELKEHFIRGQYRSGKIDGMKYISYRSEPNVNPESTTETFASGAFFVDSDRFRGVPFFFRTGKRLTEKGTHVNIVFKQMDSIFGEPLAPNILTIYIQPTEGFSLSLNGKQVGEEFNLAPNSLDYRTDATATGASPEPYEKLIYDVLNNNSTNFSHWDEVGASWKLIDRIEELWAENGAPLHDYKAGSMGPQASFDLLEKFGAKWTWQPDIAYRQDGRLE
- a CDS encoding haloacid dehalogenase; this translates as MADIKLIALDLDGTLLTTDKRLTDRTKATLKAARDRGIKVVLTTGRPLKAMDFFLHELGTDGHEDEYTITFNGGLVQKNTGEILDKTVFSYDDVARLYEETEKLSLPLDAISEGTVYQIQSDQESLYAKFNPALTFVPVDFEDLSSQMTYNKCVTAFAQEPLDAAIQKISPELFDQYEIFKSREMLLEWSPKNVHKATGLAKLISHLGIDQSQVMACGDEANDLSMIEWAGLGVAMQNAVPEVKAVANVVTPMTNDEEAVAWAIEEYVLKEN
- a CDS encoding cell division protein FtsY; this translates as MGLFDRLFGKKEEPKIEEVVKEALENLDLSETTEPALTEAEEVSQEEAEVEIVEQALLQEEENQDKVEESLDSEPAVEVHQEEIEEFPHSEEVTEEENAELIETVEENSSEVLEAQTPQVEETVQEKYDRSLKKTRTGFGARLNAFFANFRSVDEEFFEELEELLIMSDVGVQVASNLTEELRYEAKLENAKKPDALRRVIIEKLVELYEKDGNYDESIHFQDGLTVMLFVGVNGVGKTTSIGKLAHRYKQAGKKVMLVAADTFRAGAVAQLAEWGRRVDVPVVTGPEKADPASVVFDGMERAVAEGIDILMIDTAGRLQNKDNLMAELEKIGRIIKRVVPEAPHETFLALDASTGQNALVQAKEFSKITPLTGIVLTKIDGTARGGVVLAIREELNIPVKLIGFGEKIDDIGEFNSENFMKGLLEGLI